In the genome of Sulfurimonas autotrophica DSM 16294, the window CAAAGGTTATCAAAGGCAATCAGCTGGTTATTCCTATAAAAAATTCATTTATTTATGTAGAACCTGTGTACCTGCAGTCAGAAGAAGGTCAAATTCCCCAATTGAAAAGAGTTATTGTGGCATTTAAAGAAAAAGTGAAAATGAGAAAAACACTTGATGAAGCACTTAAAGCTGTATTTGGTGTTACTACTGATCAGATGATGAATCCCCAACAATCAACAGGCAAACATATAAGAGGAATAAATGTGCTTTCTATTGAAGCCCGCAAAGCTCTTAAACATTATAATAATGCTTTAAATTCCTTGCAAAAAAATGATTGGGCTAATTTTGGAAAAGAGTTACAGCAAATGCAATCAGTTTTATCGAAAATGACGCAGTCTGAAACTAAGTCAAGTACTAACCCAAGTGAAAAATATTAAGAATATGATACAACACCATACTATTGAACCCGTGATATTTCCTGATTCAAAAGTGCTTATTCTTGGTTCATTTCCGAGTATAAAATCTTTTGAAGAGGGTTTTTACTATGCGCATCCACGTAACCAATTCTGGCAAATTTTGAATCAGATTTTTGGTGAAAGTATACAAACCAAAGAAGATAAAATTGCACTATGCAAAAAATATCATATCGCCCTTTTTGACAGTGCTGCAAGCCTGCAGCGTGAAGCAAACAACTCCAGTGATACAAACCTTAAAAATATTGAAGTCAATGATTTTGAAAAGATTTTAAATGAATACCCAAACATCAAAACTATTTTATTTACAGGCAAAAAAGCGGAGCAGATTTTTAACAAAAAATACAAAGATTTAGATATTGAAAAGATTCTGCTTCCTTCAACCTCTCCCGCACATGCAAGTATGAAGTTTGAAGAAAAACTTACCAAATACAAAGAAGCTTTAACTTAAGCAAATTGGATATAATTGCAATAAATAACTCAGGGACAAATATTTAATGAATTTTCTATCTAAAGAGGCTCCGCTTCAACAGTCTATATCTGCCATGAAAGCCGTTTTATCTGATGTAGGGTGCGAAACAGTTTTTCAAGAAC includes:
- a CDS encoding DNA-deoxyinosine glycosylase codes for the protein MIQHHTIEPVIFPDSKVLILGSFPSIKSFEEGFYYAHPRNQFWQILNQIFGESIQTKEDKIALCKKYHIALFDSAASLQREANNSSDTNLKNIEVNDFEKILNEYPNIKTILFTGKKAEQIFNKKYKDLDIEKILLPSTSPAHASMKFEEKLTKYKEALT